The genomic window GGTCGAGCCGGTTCCACCTGCTGAGGGACCGCTCGTGGCGGAACTCGGTCAGGAGGACGCGGGGGTGGTGGCCCATCGCGGCGGCGGGGTCGAGCGTCGAGCCGTAGGTGCGGCGCGAGTACCAGTCGGCGACCCGGGTGAGCAGGGTGCGCGGCGGGTCGAGCGGGATGCGGGCGGCGCGGGTGGACGTCATGCCCCTGGAGACGACGCAGCCGCCCGCGGCGTGACATCCCGGCTCACAGGTGGCCGCGGCCCTGGCGCAGCAGCACCATCCCGAGCGCGGCGCCGTCGGGCCCCAGGGCGTCCTGGAAGCGGGCGATCACCTGCTGCTCCCGGGACAGCGACAGGCGGGTGCCGCCGGCGGTGCGGCGCAGCTCCCCGATCTCCTGGGACACGGCCAGCCGGCGTCGCACGAGGCGGATCAGCTCGGCGTCGCAGACGTCGATCTCCCCGCGCAGCTCGGCGATGCGCTCGTCGGCGGGGGTGCTGGTGGCGCTCATCTCGATCTCCTGGTCGGGACGGGAGCCTCCGTGCCCAGGAACGACAAACGCCCCGGGCTCTCGGGCCCGGGGCGTTCGTTGCGGCGGCTGCTCAGCCAGCGGCGACGGACACCGGGACCCGGTGCCCGTAGGAAAAGACGGAGCTGGTGAGCAGCACGGCGCAGAGTGTGCCACAGCACGCCGGGACCCCTCCACGGACGTCCCGGCGAGGGGCGGTCCTGTCGCTGCGCCGAACTACAGTGGTGTGTCTATGAGCAGCGTGCAGCAGGCCCTCCCTGGAACCGCCGCGCTCCAGCGTTCCGCTCCCGGCTCGGCCGGCCGGGAACTGGACCGCATGCTGGCCGGGCTCAACGGTCCCCAGCGTCAGGCCGTCGTCCACGAGGGCGGCCCGCTGCTCATCGTCGCCGGCGCCGGGTCGGGCAAGACCCGCGTGCTCGCCCACCGCATCGCCTACCTGCTCGGCGCCCGCGGGGTGCAGCCGGGCGAGGTCCTCGCGATCACCTTCACCAACAAGGCGGCCGGCGAGATGAAGGAGCGCGTCGCCCAGCTGGTCGGGCCGCGCGCCCGGGCCATGTGGGTGTCCACCTTCCACTCGATGTGCGTGCGCATCCTGCGCGCCGAGGCGTCGAAGCTGGGCCTGAAGTCGTCGTTCACCATCTACGACCAGGGCGACTCCGTGCGGCTGATGACGATGGTCGCCCGCGACCTCGACCTCGACGCCAAGCGCTACCCGGGCCGCAGCCTCGCGGCGCAGGTGTCGAACCTGAAGAACGAGCTCGTCGACGAGGAGTCGTTCAGCCCCCAGACGGCACCGGAGAAGGTGCTCAAGGAGGCCTACACGCTGTACCAGCGGCGGCTGCGCGAGGCGCACGCGCTGGACTTCGACGACCTGATCATGACGACGGTCAACCTGCTGCAGGCCTTCCCGGACGTCGCCGAGCACTACCGCCGCCGGTTCCGGCACGTGCTGGTCGACGAGTACCAGGACACCAACCACGCGCAGTACGTGCTGGTCCGCGAGCTGGTCGGCACGGGTGAGGGGCCCGTGCCCCCGGCCGAGCTGTGTGTCGTCGGCGACGCCGACCAGTCGATCTACGCCTTCCGCGGCGCCACGATCCGCAACATCGACGAGTTCGAGCGCGACTACCCGCAGGCCACCACGATCCTGCTGGAGCAGAACTACCGCTCCACGCAGCGGATCCTCAAGGCGGCCAACACCGTCATCGCGAAGAACACCGGCCGTCGTCCCAAGAACCTCTGGACCGATGCCGGCGACGGCGAGCTCATCGAGGGCTACGTCGCCGAGAACGAGCACGACGAGGCCGCCTGGGTCGCCGAGCAGATCGACGCGCTGGTCGACGAGGGCGAGGCCAGGCCCGCGGACATCGCGGTCTTCTACCGCACCAACAACGCCTCCCGTGTCTTCGAGGAGGTGTTCATCCGCGTCGGCATGCCCTACAAGGTCGTCGGCGGGGTGCGCTTCTACGAGCGCAAGGAGGTCCGCGACGCGCTGGCCTACCTCAGGGTGGTCGCCAACCCGACCGACGTCGTCAGCCTGCGCCGGGTGATCAACACGCCCAAGCGCGGCATCGGGGACAAGGCCGAGTCCTGCATCGAGCAGTTCGCCGACCGCGAGCGGATCGCCTTCGCCACCGCGCTGCGCCGCTGCCCGGAGATCACCACCCTGGCGCCGCGCTCGCTGAAGGCGCTGCAGGAGTTCGTGGCGCTGCTGGAGGAGTTCGAGCAGCTGGTCGAGACCGGCTCCGGCCCCGCCGCGCTGCTGGAGAGCATCCTCGACCGGACCGGCTACCTCGCCGAGCTCGAGGCCAGCACCGACCCGCAGGACGAGGGCCGCGTCGACAACCTCAACGAGCTCATCTCGGTGGCGGCCGAGTTCGAGGCCGCCAACCCCGGCGGCACGGTGACCGACTTCCTCGAGCAGGTCTCGCTGGTGGCCGATGCCGACCAGATCCCGGTGACCGGCGACGAGGCCGGCGTCGTCACGCTGATGACGCTGCACACCGCCAAGGGCCTGGAGTTCCCGGTCGTGTTCCTCACCGGCCTGGAGGACGGCGTCTTCCCGCACCTGCGCGCCCTGGGCGACCCACGGGAGCTGGAGGAGGAGCGGCGGCTGGCCTACGTCGGCATCACCCGCGCCCAGAAGCGGCTGTTCCTGTCCCGCGCCACGGTGCGCACCAGCTGGGGCCAGCCGGCCTACAACCCGCCCTCGCGGTTCCTCGACGAGCTGCCGTCGGACACCGTGCACTGGGCGCGCACGGACCCGACACCGGCGCCGAGCACCGGGTACGGCTCGGCGCAGTCGCGGGTGGCGGCCACCGGGCTGTCCACCGGCGGGCTGCGCGGCGGCGCGGGCAACCGGCCGGTCATCTCCGTCGAGGTCGGCGACCGGGTCAGCCACGACGCGTTCGGCCTCGGCACGGTGGTCGAGGTCAACGGCGCCGGCGACAAGGCCCAGGCGACGGTCGACTTCGGTTCCGGCGGCACCAAGCGCCTCGTCCTGCGCTACGCCCCGCTCGTCAAGCTCTGACCCGGGGCCGGGCCAGTGCCCGGCGCTCCCGGGGTCGTCCGCGACCCGCTGGAGTCCACCAGCGCGCGAGGAGCGCGAGGAACGCCTCGGTGGTGGCGGTCTCCGGTGCGCCGCGCCTCGGCCACCACGCCCCAGCCGTGTTTGCGGTCCTCCTGCGGTGCCGCACGGCCGCAGGAGCACGGCCGGTGCCGCAGGAGCCCAGCGGGCGCGGCAACGCGACGGGACGTCGGCTCAGACGGTGACGCCGTGGTCGGCGAGCCAGTCCTCGGGGTCGATCGGCCGGCCGGTCATGCCGCCGCGGTGGATCTCATAGTGCAGGTGCGGCCCGGTGGACTGTCCCTCGTTGCCGACCTTGGCGATCTCGTCGCCGGCGTGCACGATCTGCCCGGCCTCGACGTCGTAGTAGCGCATGTGCCCGTAGACGTGCACGTTGCCGTCGGCGTCCTGGACGTAGACGGCGTTGCCGAACCCGGAGGCGCGGCCGGCGCGCAGCACGACGCCGTCGGTGGCCGAGTAGATCGGCGTGCCGAGCGGGGCGGCCAGGTCGATGCCGTAGTGCATCGATCCCCAGCGCATGCAGAAGCAGGTGGTGAGGCGGCCCGTCGTCGGCAGGACGGTCTGCGGCTCGCGGGCGGCCCGGGAGGCGGCCAGCTCCGACAGCCGGACGGCGGCCTCGGCCTGGGTGATGCCCTGCCGGACGCCGGCCTCGTCCAGCTCGCCGGCCAGCCCGAGGTCGGCGGCACCGAGCCCGTAGTCGGCGGCGCTGACCGACGCGGCGGGGGCCGGGGTGCTGCCGGAGAGGGCGGGGACGCCGGCGAGGAGCGCCCCGGCGACGAGGGCGCCCAGCCAGAGCGGCCCGCGGCGGCCGGGGGGACGGCGGACGGTGCGGCGGGCGGTGGACTCCGCGGAGGCGTCGTCGGGGGACCCGCCGGCGGACTCCGCGGGGGGAGCGGCCGGCTCGTCGTCGTCCGCGGGGGAGTCCTCGGCGGCGGGGCGGGGGCCGGCACGGACGGGACCGCGGGCCGGCGGAGCGGCGGCAGTCCCGCGACTCCCAGCGGACCGGCGGAGATGCGGCCGGTCGCCTCGGGCTCGGCCGCTCGGCGGCCGGGGGCCGCGGGCTCGAGGAGCGAGGTCACGCCGACACCCTTCGTCCACGCGCCCGGGACGACCGCACGCAGCGGTCCGTCGGGGGAGCGACGGCGGTGGAGGCGCCCGGTGGACGCCCGCCGGTGGGTACCGGCGCCGTGATCGGACCGTAACGTTCCGTCAGGGCCGACCGTGGGAGGCGACGGTGCGTGTCGCCATGTCTCCTCCCGGTGAGGGGACGGTCAGGCGGCGGAGGCGAACGGTGCGGAGGCGGCGGGCCGCAGGCCGGCCAGCGTCGCGGCGACCTCGTCGACGACACCCCGGTGGAAGGGCAGCGACATGTGCCCCACGCCCCGCACGAGGACGTTGCGGGCCCGCAGGTCGGGGTGGTCGCAGCGGCCGAGCCGGGTGGGGACGACGAGCTGGTCGAGGTTGCTGTAGACGGCGGTCATGGGGGTCGACCAGTCCGGCGCGGGCTCGGCGAGCTCCTGCAGCACCGTCGACCCCGGCCGCAGCTGGCGCACCATCGGCGTCGGGAGCAGGTGGGCCAGCACCGAGCCGCCGTGCGGCGTGCCGAGGGTCACGAGCGACTCGACCCGCCGGCCGCCGCCCTGCCGCTGCACGTAGTACCGGGAGATCAGGCCGCCGAGACTGTGTCCGACCAGGTGGACGCGGTCGTGCCCGGTCTGGGCGCAGATGCGCTCGACGTGCTCGCCGAGGTCGCGGGCGCCCTCGGCGACGTCGCCGAGGAGGGGGCTGTAGTTCCAGGTGCAGACCTGCGCGAAGCCGCGCCGGCGCAGCCCGCGCCGCATGACGGTGAAGATCGACCGGTTGTCGATGAGCCCGTGGACCAGCAGGACGGGGATGCGGGCGGCGAGGGGGTCGGCGGCGAAGAGCGCGCGCACGCTCGGCGGCTGCTCGCCCGGCCGGCAGCGGGGGTCCAGCCGCAGGGGCTCCCTGCGGGCGCCGAGCGGGTAGAGCAGCGTGTGCGCGCCGACCCAGGCCAGCTCGGTGAGGCCGCCGGCGACGGCGCCGGGGGAGATCAGGGACCGCAGCGCCTCCCGTGGCGTTCCCGGGGAGAGCTCGTCGGTGTGCCACCCTGGACGGCACCCGGGGTCGCCGGTCGCGCGCATGGACGTCCTCCCCGTTCGACGGCCGCGGCGGTGTCCCGGGAGCCGGGGCCGTCGAGGCGGAGCGCTTGCGTGGCGCTCCGTTCACAGGACGGTAATGCCCTGGTGTGGCCACCGTCACACGGACGGTGCGGAGATCTCGACGAGATCGAGACCGGAACGCAACACATCCCGACGAAGGGGGGACCCGTGGCCGGCCGTGAGAGCTCAGCCCGCGACGACCGGATCCGCGACGACCGGCCCCGCGCCGCGGCGGGTGCTCGCCGGACGGCGACCTCCGGTGCCCGCAGGACCGGGTCGCCCCGGGCCGGTGACCGGCGGCCGGGTGCCGGTCCGACCGGTGACCGGCGGCCGGCACGCGGCGCGGCCGGCGGGGCCGTGCCGGCCCCCGGTGACGGCCTGGTCGTCGGGGACCCGCCCGGGACCGCCCGCGCCGTCGGCGTCCTGCTGGTGCTCGCCGGCCTCGCTGCGGCGGCCGGGCTCTTCCCGACCTACCTGGTCGTCGGCGGGCAGGAGCTCACCCTGGGGGGTGGCCCCGGTGGTGCGCTGGTCGGCCTCGTCGTCCCGCTGACCGCCGTCGCGGTGGGGGCGGGCCTGGCCGCCGGGCGGGTGCCCCGCCTCGGGCTGGCCTACGCCGGCGTCGGCGGCGCGCTGGCCCTCGGCTCGCTGCTCATCGAGGTCTACCGCGGCAGCAGCTCCACCGTCCGCCCGGGCGTCGAGGTGCTCGCCGGCGAGCGCGTGCTCACCAGCTCCGTCCAGACCGGCGCCGGCTGGTGGCTGCAGGTGGCCGCGCTGGCGCTGACCGTCGTCGCGGGGGCCCTCGCCGCGGCCTCCTGGAACCGCACGGTCATGGAGGACCGCGGCGCGCTGGACCCGGCCCGCCCCGGGCTGGCCGGCGCCGCCGTCGTGCTCGGCGTCCTCACCGTGCTGTGCCTCGCGCTCCCCGCCGCCGACGTCCCCGACCGGCTGGTCGACGACCCGTCCACCGGCCTGGAGGTCGTGGTCGAGCAGCAGGGCCCCCAGGCGCTGCTGGAGCGGCCGGGCCTGGCGCTGCTCGGCGGGCTGCTGCTGGCCGGCGCCGTGCTGCTCGGGTCGGTGCTGGCCCCCTCCCTGCGGCCGCGGCTGGCCGCCGTCGGGGGCTTCCTCGCCGTCGCGGTGACCGTGCTCGCCGCCGGGCTCGGCGGCCTGCGCGACGCCGTCGCCTCCGACGAGCTGGACTGGACCGTCCCCGGTGCCGGCCTGCTCGCCGCCGGCCTGGCCTACGGGCTGCTCACGCTGCTCGCCTGGCGGCTGCGCCGCACCCCCTCGTGACGGCGGCGGAGCGGCTGCGCGTCGTCGTCGCCGGGCCCGACGGCCAGGACGACCCGCGGGCGGTCGCCCTGGCCCGCGCGCTGCGCGACACCGGCGCCGAGGTGGTGCTGACCGGCGAGGTCGCCTCCGCCGGCCGGCTGGCGGCGACCGTCGTCCAGGAGGACGCCGACGCCGTCGGGCTGACCGGGGCGCCGCCGGACCTGCTCGCCGAGGTGCTCGACCGGCTCGCCGCCGCGGGCGTCGACGACGTCACCGCCTTCGTCCTGGGCGCCACCACCGGTCTCCCGGACGGCGTCCGCGGGTTCGCCGACGGCGTCACGCCCGACGACGTCGTCGCCGCGCTGCGCGAGGCCGCCGGGGGGCTGTGAGCCCGGGCACGGGCCCCGGTGCCGGTGCGGCGGCCGGACGGGGCGAGGTTTACGGTCCCTGTTCGTGGATCTCTTCGAGTACCAGGCGCGTGACCTGCTGGCCTCGCACGGCGTGCCCGTGCTCCCCGGCGGCGTGGCCGAGACACCCGACCAGGCCGAGGCGATCGCCCGCGAGATCGGGCAGACCGTCGTCGTCAAGGCGCAGGTCAAGACCGGTGGCCGCGGCAAGGCCGGCGGCGTCAAGCTCGCCGACAACCCGGAGGACGCCCGGGCGCGGGCCCAGGACATCCTCGGCCTCGACATCAAGGGCCACATCACCCACCGCGTGATGGTGGCCCAGGCCAGCGACATCGCCGAGGAGTACTACTTCTCCTACCTCCTCGACCGCTCCAACCGCACCTTCCTGGCGATGGCCAGCGTCGAGGGCGGCATGGAGATCGAGCAGCTCGCCGTCGAGCGCCCCGAGGCACTGGCCCGCATCCCGGTCGACGCCAGCCGGGGTGTCGACGAGGCCAAGGCCGCCGAGATCGTCGACGCCGCGGGCTTCGCCCCCGAGGTCCGCGACCAGGTGATCGCGATCGCCGTGCAGCTGTGGGAGGTCTTCAGCGAGGAGGACGCCACCCTCGTCGAGGTCAACCCGCTGGCCAAGGCGCCCGACGGCACCGTGCTCGCGCTCGACGCCAAGGTGACCCTCGACGAGAACGCCTCCTTCCGGCACGCCGGGCACGCGGCGCTCGAGGACACCGCCGCGGCCGACCCGCTCGAGGCGCGCGCCAAGGAGAAGGACCTCAACTACGTCAAGCTCGAGGGCGAGGTCGGGATCATCGGCAACGGTGCCGGCCTGGTCATGAGCACCCTCGACGTCGTCGCCTACGCGGGCGAGGAGTTCGGCGGGGTCAAGCCGGCCAACTTCCTCGACATCGGCGGCGGCGCCTCGGCCGAGGTCATGGCCAACGGGCTGGACATCATCCTGTCCGACCCGGCCGTGAAGAGCGTGTTCGTCAACGTCTTCGGCGGGATCACCGCCTGCGACGCCGTCGCCAACGGCATCGTCAGCGCCCTGGGCATCCTCGGTGACGAGGCCGCCAAGCCCCTGGTCGTCCGGCTCGACGGCAACAACGTCGAGGAGGGACGGCGCATCCTCGCCGAGGCGAACCACCCGCTGGTGACCGTGGTGGACACGATGGACGGCGCCGCCCGCCGGGCCGCCGAGCTCGCCGCCTGATCGCCCTCACCCCAGACAGGACCTGAAGAGATGTCGATCTTCCTCAACGAGAACAGCAAGGTCATCGTCCAGGGCATGACCGGCTCGGAGGGGCGCAAGCACACCCAGCGCATGCTCGCCTCCGGCACCGCGATCGTCGGCGGCGTGAACCCGAAGAAGGCCGGCGAGAGCGTCGACTTCGACGGCGCCAGCGTGCCGGTGTTCGGCAGCGTGTCCGAGGCCATGAAGGAGACCGGCGCCGACGTCAGCGTCATCTTCGTGCCGCCGGCCGGCGCCAAGGGCGCGGTCATCGAGGCCGTCGACGCCCAGATCGGCCTCGCCGTCGTCATCACCGAGGGCATCCCGGTGCACGACTCGACCTACTTCTGGGCGCACGCCCAGGGTGGCTCGACCCGCATCATCGGCCCGAACTGTCCCGGCCTGATCAGCCCCGGGCGCTCCAACGCGGGCATCATCCCGGCCAACATCACCAAGCAGGGCAGGATCGGCCTGGTCAGCAAGTCCGGCACGCTGACCTACCAGATGATGTACGAGCTCCGGGACATCGGCTTCTCCACCGCGATCGGCATCGGCGGCGACCCGGTCATCGGCACCACGCACATCGATGCCCTCCAGGCGTTCCAGGACGACCCGGAGACCGAGGCCATCGTGATGATCGGCGAGATCGGTGGCGACGCCGAGGAGCGCGCGGCGGACTTCGTCAAGGCCAGCGTCACCAAGCCGGTCGTCGGCTACGTGGCCGGCTTCACCGCGCCCGAGGGCAAGACGATGGGCCACGCCGGCGCCATCGTGTCCGGCTCGGCCGGCACCGCGCAGGCCAAGAAGGAGGCCCTCGAGGCCGCGGGGGTCAGGGTCGGCAAGACGCCGTCGGAGACCGCGCGCCTCATGCGGGAGATCGTCGGCGCGTAGGCCGGCGACGACGTCCTGCTGCCCCGGTCCCCGCCTGCGGGGGCCGGGGCAGCGGTGGTTGCGAGGCGGGTCACGATCTGGCCCGTGCTGGTGAGAGGCGTGCGTGGCGCGGTTGCAGCGCGCCACGGTGGGGGAGAGCATCCGCGACGCCGTACCTGTAGTGACGAGAGGTAGTCGAACGATGACGTCCAGTCAGCCGCCCCAGCAGCCCGGGGTCCCCGGGCAGCCGGGTCCGGGCGGTCAGCCGGGGTACGGGCAGCAGCCCCCCGCGTCTCCGCCGCCGTACGGCGCGCCGCAGGGCCAGCCGCCCCACGGCCAGCCGGCTCCCGGTCAGCAGCCCCACGGTGCGCAGCAGCCGTACGGCCAGCAGCCCCCCTACGGCCAGTCCTCCTCCGGCCAGCCCCCCTACGGCCAGCCCCCCTACGGCCAGCCGCCGTACGGCCAGCAGCCCCCCTACGGCCCGCCCCACGGCGGCCCGTCGCCGTTCGCGCAGGGCTCCCGCGGCTCCGGCGGCGCCGGGTTCGACCTCGAGCGGCTGAAGGTCGCCGACTACGTCGTCGCGGCCGGTGCGGTCGCCTACCTGGTCCTCGCGCTGCTGACCTGGATCGACTTCGACGAGATCTACTTCTCCGACGACTTCAACGTCAGCGGCTTCTCGTTCAGCGGCCTGGTCACGTTCAGCTTCATCCTGCTGCTGGCCGCGGCCGTCTGGGCGCTCCTCCCGGCGGTGACCGAGGTCCGGTTGGGCTTCCCGCGCAGCTGGATCACGGTGGGTCTCGCCGCCCTGGCCCTGCTGCTCACGCTGATCGCCTGGATCCAGACCTTCGAGTGGGAGTTCAGCCTCGTCGGCCTGCTCGCCCTCCTCGTGACCGCGGCCGTCACGGCGTTCGCCCTGCTGCGGCTGCTGCCGGAGATGCGGAGCGAGCCGGCCCTGCCCGGCGCCTTCGCCGGTGCCGCCCAGTGGGCCAACCAGCAGGCGCCGGACTTCGGTGCCCAGGGCGGGCACCCCGGCCGGTACGGGCAGCCCGGCCAGTCGACCGACCCGGGCCAGTACGGCCAGCCGGCCCAGTACGGACAGCCCGCCCCGTACGGGCAGGCCGTCGAGTACGGCCAGGCCGGTCAGTACGGGCAGCCGGGTCAGTTCGGGCAGGCACCCCAGGGCCACGCCGCCCAGGGCCACGCCGCCCAGGGCCACGCCGCCCAGGGCCACGCCGCCCAGAGCCCGGCCCCGCAGGGGTACGGGCAGCCGTACACCCCGTCCCCGGCGACCGACCCCGGTCAGCACCCGTCCGGTCAGCACGGTCAGCCCGGCGGTTCCACCGCCTCGGGGGCCGGCCAGCCCTGACCCCCGCCCCGCGAGGGGCACCCCGTCCCGACGAGGGCCTGCGGCACCCGCCGCCGGCCCTCGTCGGCGTCCGGGGCCGGACGCTCGCCGGGTCCCGGCGCGTGCGGCGGACAGAGGGCGGCCGCGCTTGCGAGAGTGGGGGCGTGGTCTCCCTGCTGGCGCGCCTCCCCCTGCCGGGACAGCGCGGCCCCGGTGCGGGGCGGCCCTGGTACCCGGCCGCCCTCACCGCCGCCGCCACCGCCGCGGTGACGCTGCTCGGGCTGGCCGGCCTGGGCCTGGCGGTCGTCGTGGTGGAGACGCTCGACCCGGCCGGCGGCCTCTCGGCCGGCGGCGCGGCGCGGGCCGGCGGGCAACTGTGGCTGCTCGCGAACGGCGGCGGCCTCGACCTCACCTCCGGGCCGCTGGTCCTCGCGCCGCTGCTGCTCACCCTCGCCGTCGCCTGGGGGCTGTCCCGGGCCGGTCGGGGGGTCGCGCGCCTCGTCGAGCCGGCCGGTGCCCGCGCGGCCGCGGTCGTCGTGGCGGCCGGGGTGTCGGTGCACACGCTCCTCGCCGTGCTGCTGGCGCTCGCCGTCGACGGGCCCGGTGCGCGCACCGACCTGCTCCGCTGTGCCGCCGGGGCCGCCGTCCTCGCCCTGGTCGCCGTGGGCTGGGGCGTGCTGCGGGAGACCGACCTGCCCGACGCCGTGCTCGACCGCCTCCCGGGACCGGTCCGCCCGCTGCTGCCCGCGGTGCTCGCCGGGCTGCTCACCGCGGTCGGGCTGGGCTGCGTGGTGGTCGCCGTCGCGGTCGCCTCCGACACCGCCGGGTACGCCGCCGTCGAGGACGCCCTCGGCGGCTCGGGCGCGGGGGCGCTCGGGCTGCTGGCCCTCGGGCCGTGCTGCTGCCCAACGCCGCCGCGGCGGCGCTGGGGGTGGCCGCCGGGCCGGGGTTCGCGATCGGTGCCGGCACCGTCGTCTCGGTGCACGGGATCAGCCTCGGGCCGGTCCCGGCCCTGCCGCTGCTGGCGGCGCTGCCCGACACCCAGGCGGTGCCGCTGCTGGCCTTCGTCTCGCAGGCGGTCCCGGTGCTGGCCGGCCTGGTGGCCGGGGCGGTCCTGGGCCGCCACCTGGGCGACGACGACGGCGGCTCGGTGGTCGCGGGCCTGTGGGGCGTGCTCGGCGGGCTGCTGCTCGGCGTGGCCGCGGGCGCCGTCGCCGCGATGGCCGGGGGTCCCTGGGCGACGGCGCGCTCGCCGACGTCGGCGCCCCTCCGGTGGCGACCGCCCTGTCGGTGGCGCTGCAGGCCGGCGTCGCCGGCGCGGTCGGGGCGGCCACCGCCCGCTGGCGGTCCCTCGGCTGACGCCGCGCGCCGCGTCGATAGGGTCGCGGTCGTGCCCGGCCCCGACTCCCCACCGCGGGCGCGGGTCGTCGTCCTGCTCTCGGGGACGGGGTCGCTGTGCGCGGCGCTGCTCGAGGCGGCCGACGAGCCGGGCTACCCCGCGCAGGTGGTCGCCGTCGGCGCGGACCGCGAGGCCCCGGCCTCCAGCACGCCCGCCGCCGGGGCCTTCCGACGTTCACCGTCGCGCTGCGCGACTTCCCCGACCGGGCCGCCTGGGACGCCGCGCTGGCCGGCGCGATCGCCGCGCACCGGCCCGACCTGGTGGTGTCCGCGGGGTTCATGAAGATCGTCGGTCCCGCCGTCCTGGCCCGCTACGAGGGCCGGCTGGTCAACACCCACCCCGCCCTGCTGCCGGCCTTCCCGGGCGCGCACGCCGTCCGCGACGCGCTGGCCGCGGGCGTGGACGTCACCGGCAGCACGGTGCACCTCGTCGACGCCGGCGTGGACACCGGGCCGGTGCTCGCCCAGCGGGAGGTGCCGGTGCTGCCCGGTGACGACGAGGACCGCCTGCACGAACGGATCAAGGCCGTGGAGCGCACGCTCCTGGTGGAGACGGTGGCGCGACTCGTCACCGGCACGACGGAGGAGAGCCCCCGATGAGCGACCGCACCCCGATCCGCCGCGCGCTGCTGGGTGTCTACGACAAGGCCGGGATCGAGGACCTCGCCCGCGGGCTGGCCGACGCCGGCGTCGAGCTGGTGAGCACCGGCGCGACGGCCCGGCGGATCGCCGACGCCGGCGTCGCGGTCACCCCGGTCGAGCAGGTCACCGGCTTCCCCGAGTGCCTCGACGGGCGGGTCAAGACCCTGCACCCGGCCGTGCACGCGGGGATCCTCGCCGACCGCCGCAGGCCCGAGCACGCCGCGCAGCTCGAGGACCTCGGCATCGCCGCCTTCGACCTGGTGGTGGTCAACCTCTACCCGTTCACCGAGACGGTGGCCTCGGGCGCGACGCCCGACGAGTGCGTCGAGCAGATCGACATCGGCGGCCCGGCGATGGTGCGCGCCGCGGCGAAGAACCACCCGTCGGTCGCCGTCGTCGTCGACCCGTCCCGCTACGCCGACGTGCTCGCCGCGGTCACCGCCGGCGGCTTCACCCTCGCCGAGCGGCAGCGGCTGGCGGCGGCCGCCTTCCGGCACACCGCGAGCTACGACATCGCCGTCGCCTCCTGGATGGGCAGCGTCCTCGCGCCCGACGAGGAGACGGTGTTCCCGTCCTGGGTCGGCGCGAGCTGGGAGCGGGCCGACGTCCTGCGCTACGGCGAGAACCCGCACCAGCAGGCGGCGCTCTAC from Geodermatophilus normandii includes these protein-coding regions:
- the pcrA gene encoding DNA helicase PcrA encodes the protein MSSVQQALPGTAALQRSAPGSAGRELDRMLAGLNGPQRQAVVHEGGPLLIVAGAGSGKTRVLAHRIAYLLGARGVQPGEVLAITFTNKAAGEMKERVAQLVGPRARAMWVSTFHSMCVRILRAEASKLGLKSSFTIYDQGDSVRLMTMVARDLDLDAKRYPGRSLAAQVSNLKNELVDEESFSPQTAPEKVLKEAYTLYQRRLREAHALDFDDLIMTTVNLLQAFPDVAEHYRRRFRHVLVDEYQDTNHAQYVLVRELVGTGEGPVPPAELCVVGDADQSIYAFRGATIRNIDEFERDYPQATTILLEQNYRSTQRILKAANTVIAKNTGRRPKNLWTDAGDGELIEGYVAENEHDEAAWVAEQIDALVDEGEARPADIAVFYRTNNASRVFEEVFIRVGMPYKVVGGVRFYERKEVRDALAYLRVVANPTDVVSLRRVINTPKRGIGDKAESCIEQFADRERIAFATALRRCPEITTLAPRSLKALQEFVALLEEFEQLVETGSGPAALLESILDRTGYLAELEASTDPQDEGRVDNLNELISVAAEFEAANPGGTVTDFLEQVSLVADADQIPVTGDEAGVVTLMTLHTAKGLEFPVVFLTGLEDGVFPHLRALGDPRELEEERRLAYVGITRAQKRLFLSRATVRTSWGQPAYNPPSRFLDELPSDTVHWARTDPTPAPSTGYGSAQSRVAATGLSTGGLRGGAGNRPVISVEVGDRVSHDAFGLGTVVEVNGAGDKAQATVDFGSGGTKRLVLRYAPLVKL
- a CDS encoding cobalamin B12-binding domain-containing protein → MTAAERLRVVVAGPDGQDDPRAVALARALRDTGAEVVLTGEVASAGRLAATVVQEDADAVGLTGAPPDLLAEVLDRLAAAGVDDVTAFVLGATTGLPDGVRGFADGVTPDDVVAALREAAGGL
- a CDS encoding chorismate mutase, with product MSATSTPADERIAELRGEIDVCDAELIRLVRRRLAVSQEIGELRRTAGGTRLSLSREQQVIARFQDALGPDGAALGMVLLRQGRGHL
- the sucD gene encoding succinate--CoA ligase subunit alpha; protein product: MSIFLNENSKVIVQGMTGSEGRKHTQRMLASGTAIVGGVNPKKAGESVDFDGASVPVFGSVSEAMKETGADVSVIFVPPAGAKGAVIEAVDAQIGLAVVITEGIPVHDSTYFWAHAQGGSTRIIGPNCPGLISPGRSNAGIIPANITKQGRIGLVSKSGTLTYQMMYELRDIGFSTAIGIGGDPVIGTTHIDALQAFQDDPETEAIVMIGEIGGDAEERAADFVKASVTKPVVGYVAGFTAPEGKTMGHAGAIVSGSAGTAQAKKEALEAAGVRVGKTPSETARLMREIVGA
- a CDS encoding M23 family metallopeptidase — its product is MDEGCRRDLAPRARGPRPPSGRARGDRPHLRRSAGSRGTAAAPPARGPVRAGPRPAAEDSPADDDEPAAPPAESAGGSPDDASAESTARRTVRRPPGRRGPLWLGALVAGALLAGVPALSGSTPAPAASVSAADYGLGAADLGLAGELDEAGVRQGITQAEAAVRLSELAASRAAREPQTVLPTTGRLTTCFCMRWGSMHYGIDLAAPLGTPIYSATDGVVLRAGRASGFGNAVYVQDADGNVHVYGHMRYYDVEAGQIVHAGDEIAKVGNEGQSTGPHLHYEIHRGGMTGRPIDPEDWLADHGVTV
- the sucC gene encoding ADP-forming succinate--CoA ligase subunit beta, yielding MDLFEYQARDLLASHGVPVLPGGVAETPDQAEAIAREIGQTVVVKAQVKTGGRGKAGGVKLADNPEDARARAQDILGLDIKGHITHRVMVAQASDIAEEYYFSYLLDRSNRTFLAMASVEGGMEIEQLAVERPEALARIPVDASRGVDEAKAAEIVDAAGFAPEVRDQVIAIAVQLWEVFSEEDATLVEVNPLAKAPDGTVLALDAKVTLDENASFRHAGHAALEDTAAADPLEARAKEKDLNYVKLEGEVGIIGNGAGLVMSTLDVVAYAGEEFGGVKPANFLDIGGGASAEVMANGLDIILSDPAVKSVFVNVFGGITACDAVANGIVSALGILGDEAAKPLVVRLDGNNVEEGRRILAEANHPLVTVVDTMDGAARRAAELAA
- a CDS encoding esterase/lipase family protein, with product MRATGDPGCRPGWHTDELSPGTPREALRSLISPGAVAGGLTELAWVGAHTLLYPLGARREPLRLDPRCRPGEQPPSVRALFAADPLAARIPVLLVHGLIDNRSIFTVMRRGLRRRGFAQVCTWNYSPLLGDVAEGARDLGEHVERICAQTGHDRVHLVGHSLGGLISRYYVQRQGGGRRVESLVTLGTPHGGSVLAHLLPTPMVRQLRPGSTVLQELAEPAPDWSTPMTAVYSNLDQLVVPTRLGRCDHPDLRARNVLVRGVGHMSLPFHRGVVDEVAATLAGLRPAASAPFASAA
- a CDS encoding DUF6350 family protein encodes the protein MLLPNAAAAALGVAAGPGFAIGAGTVVSVHGISLGPVPALPLLAALPDTQAVPLLAFVSQAVPVLAGLVAGAVLGRHLGDDDGGSVVAGLWGVLGGLLLGVAAGAVAAMAGGPWATARSPTSAPLRWRPPCRWRCRPASPARSGRPPPAGGPSADAARRVDRVAVVPGPDSPPRARVVVLLSGTGSLCAALLEAADEPGYPAQVVAVGADREAPASSTPAAGAFRRSPSRCATSPTGPPGTPRWPARSPRTGPTWWCPRGS